The DNA window GTTCCGTCGATTTCGATGAACAGATCGTTCTCGCGGCCGTGTGAAATCTGGCTGGCAGTCACAGTCCCGAGTCCACCATTCTCCATGCGAATCACAGCGTGTCCGTAGTCATCGAGAACTCGCCCTTCTTCGAAGGACTTCAGGTGACACGAAACTTCTTCCGGAAGCAATCCGGTCATGTATCGTGCGAGGTTGTAAGCATGGGTTCCGATATCTCCGAAACCACCAGCCGCCCCTGACTTGGCAGGGTCCGAACGCCACGATGCCTGTTTCTGATCTTCGTTCTCGAGACGTGTTCGCAACCAACCTTGAATGTAGTTGCTGCGAATCGCCTGAATGTCTCCCAGCTCTCCGGCGAGAATCATTTCCCGAGCCTGTCGAACGAGCGGATACCCGGTGTAATTGTGTGTCAGCGCGAAGACGACTCCGGACTTCTCAACAAGCTTGACGAGTTCCTCCGCCTGTTCGAGATCGAATGTCATCGGCTTATCGCAAACCACATTGAAACCCTTTTCGACCGCTGCTTTCGCGATCTCAAAGTGCGTGTGATTCGGAGTTGCCACAGTGACGAAATCGATTCGCTCTCCATCCGGCAGCCCAGCTTCAGTGTCGACCAGTTCCTGATACGAACCGTACGCACGTGACGGATCGATATCGTAAAACGGAGCCGAGGACTTGGCTCGCTCAGGATTCGACGAAAGTGCACCTGCGACGAGTTGAGCACGGTTATCGAGAATGGCGGCCACGTTGTGAACACGTCCGATGAAAGAACCTTGTCCTCCACCGACGAGAGCCATATTCAGTTTTCGCCCCAGCGAACCATTGATGTGGTCCATTTCGTCTCCCTTTATCCAGATACGGTCACAAACCCGATGAGAACAATTTCGCAATTCGGAACAAAATCATCGCGTGATGACGTTGTCCGAAGAATTTGTTGAGTGTTTTTCACTCGATCTTTATCGGTACAGTCTTGAGTCGAAGAATACATCCCAGACAAATCGTTCGCAACCAGCGACGAAGACACCAACCCGGCCAACTTCCGACGAGCTCAGCGGAAATTCCTCATGGCAGAACGAAGGACTCAATGTCCCGACTCCGACCTCCCTGAAGTTGCCACTTCGATTGCCGGTCACAACTTCCATTCAGAGGTTTCCCGCGACTGAACGAGTGACGTATCTGTCATGAACTGATACGTTTGCACTGATTGACTAAGCAGGCTTCGCCTTCAGTCATTTGCGTCACAACAGCTTTGCAGGAATCTTACCGAATGAGATCGTTTCTGAACTTGCTCGCACCCGCCCTCTTGCTCTTCATTGTTTTGGGTCAGTCAAATCTGCTGGCAGCCGAAACCCTCTTCGACTTCGAAGGTGACGGATTCGGTGCGTGGTCCGTGGAAGGCGCTGCCTTTGGCGAAACACCAGTCGTCGGTAAAACACTCAGTGTTGAAGGATACAAGGGACGGCGATTTCTCAACTCGTTCCACGGAGGAGACCCAGCACAAGGTGAGTTGATCTCTCCAGAATTCGTCATCTCAGACCAGTTCATCGTGTTCCTGATTTCAGGTGGGCGACATCCGGGAAAAACCGGAGCGGAACTGATCATCGACGATGAAGCAGTCCGCTCGGCGACTGGCAATCATTCTGGAGTCATGGAGTGGCGAACCTGGGATGTCTCAGAGCTGAAAGGGAAGAAAGCAAAGCTTCGCATCTTCGACCAAGCCACAGGAGACTGGGGACACATCAACCTCGATCACGTCCTCTTGACCAGCCAGCCACGCATCAATCCCGGTCAAGTTCGACTCGACCAGTACCGCCGCACTCCCTGGTACTACCGCGAACAATTCCGTCCACAGTTTCACTTCACTCCCGAACTCAACTGGATGAACGACCCCAACGGGCTCGTCTATCACGACGGCGAATACCATTTGTTCTATCAGCACAATCCACACGGAAACGGCTGGGGACACATGAGTTGGGGGCATGCTGTCAGTCGCGACTTGTGTCACTGGGAGCATCTTCCGATCGCCCTTCACGAAGAATACGGGACGATGATTTTCTCCGGCAGCGCTGTCGTCGACTCCAACAACACCAGCGGATTCGGAACACTCGAGAACCCGCCAATGGTTGCCATCTACACAGGTAACGGCCACGGGAAACAGACTCAAGATCTCGCTTACAGCCTCGACAACGGACGCCATTGGACCAAGTATTCTAAAAACCCGGTTCTCGATCTCGACGAGGCTCACTTCAGAGACCCCAAGGTTTTCTGGCACTCACCGACCAATCGCTGGGTCATGGTTGTCTCGTTAGCTGCTAAGAAAATTATTCAGTTCTACGGATCTCCGAATCTGAAAGACTGGACGCTGCTAAGTGAGTTCGGTCCTGCAGGCGTCGACACCAAACCGAACTGGGAATGTCCGGACGTGTTTGAACTCCCCATCGAAGGTAAGCCCGGAGAAACAGGCTGGGTACTGGAAGCAGACATCGGAGGCGGTTCCATCGCAGGCGGGTCGGGAGGCGAATACTTCGTCGGCGAATTCGACGGCACAACATTTCAGGCGGATTCGAAAGAGTCGCAATGGGTTGACTTCGGCAGAGACTTTTACGCCCCCATTTCGTGGGACAATATTCCTTCCGAAGACGGCCGAAGAATCTGGATCGGTTGGATGAACAACTGGGAAACCGCCCTCGTCCCGACGAGCCCCTGGCGAAGCAGCATGTCGATTCCACGAGCACTGTCACTTCGCGAAGTCGACGGCTCTCTTCGGCTCATTCAGCGTCCAGTGCAAGAACTCGAGAAACTCCGCGGCCAAGAAAAGCAATTGACCAACGTGGCCATTAACGGAGATCAAGCAGTTCCGCTCGACTCTCTCAACAGTCGACAAAGGGAAATCATCGCGGAATTCGAAGTGGGCGATGCAGAAGAGTTTGGACTTCGTGTCTGCGAAGGGCCTGATGAACGGACCGTGATCGGAGTTCGTCCACAAGCGTCGGAGGTTTTCGTTGATCGAACACAGAGCGGAGAAGTCGAATTCCATCCTGCGTTTCCCGGTCGGCACGCTGCCCCCATCTCGATCAAAAACGGCCGCGTTCAACTTCACATTTTCGTTGACACATCATCAGTCGAACTTTTCGCGAATGACGGAGAGATCACAATCACCGATCGCATCTTCCCAAGCGAAGCAAGCGACGGCGTCACTCTCTATTCCAAAGAAGGAACCGCACGCCTCGTGTCGCTGCAAATCTGGGAACTGAATTCCATTTGGCACAACCCAAAAGAGCAATAACACTTTGCCCCTGTAGCACTTCGTCAAATGCTAATGAAGAGTTACTGCGTTTTCGCAGCCAGAATTTGAAGTGTCTCTTCAACAGCCAGTTGAACATCCTCGTCGGGATCTTTTTTCAAGTCCTCCAGTCGCGAGGTTGCTCGTGAGATGTCCGAAGCATCCTCGATGCGTTCCGACAGCTTGACAGCCCACAGCCGAACACGAGCATCTTCACTCTTGTAACCGTTCAACAAGTCAGAGGTGACCGGAGCCCCGGGTGCGGACTTGTAAACTTTGAGAATGGCGAGCGAAAGCGTTCGCGTCCGATCGTCGGTGATGCCGTCAAAAATGTCCGGAACAGCTTCCCAGTCGAGCCCAATCACTCTGTCCGGTGAGATGTAACGTTTTCCGTCGAAGAGCACTTCGGCCTTGCGTGCTTTCCCTTCTCGTTCCAACTCCAGCCACTTGCGAGTCGTCCGACCTTCGTACTGGACCTGGCTTCGCCAAGCGAACGGTTGAAACCCGACTTGCATTACAAGCATGATGCAAAAGATGAAAAGGGCTGCGAAGGCTGCGACTGCTAACGGTTTCAGCAGGAACGAAAACTTCGCGAAGAAATCTGCGACGATCAGCTCGAATGTCCCAGCTTGTTTCCTCGATCGCTTCTTTTTCTTGCGCTTCTTGCGGCGTATCGGTTCTGGTTGCTCGGAACCGTCTTGATTCATTTTTCTGGCTCGCCGATCGAATTCGTTTCGAGATTAGAAACTACAGTTCGATCAGACTAGGTCTCATTTGTGAACCTTCCGTAAAGAATTCAAGAATAGTCACACCTCAAGAGTTGATCCGCACAAGAAAACAGGACGAGTGCTGTGTGACACTCGCCCTGTTGAAACTTCACTCAACAGCAATTCGTTATCCAGCATTTTATGATTTTGTGTGCACGATCTCGCACGAGCAAGCACAGCCTTTTCACTTATGAGACAGGGCGAGCGAGTGCACAGGAAAGAGCAAGTTGCTCTAACGTTTGGCTTTCAACGAAGAGATCGTCTCGTTGAGTTCATCGAGTGCTGCTTCATCTGCCGCCAATGGAGAATTCGACATCGCAGGCAGAAGCTTGTCCCACACGATGTTGAGTT is part of the Thalassoglobus sp. JC818 genome and encodes:
- a CDS encoding glycoside hydrolase family 32 protein; the protein is MRSFLNLLAPALLLFIVLGQSNLLAAETLFDFEGDGFGAWSVEGAAFGETPVVGKTLSVEGYKGRRFLNSFHGGDPAQGELISPEFVISDQFIVFLISGGRHPGKTGAELIIDDEAVRSATGNHSGVMEWRTWDVSELKGKKAKLRIFDQATGDWGHINLDHVLLTSQPRINPGQVRLDQYRRTPWYYREQFRPQFHFTPELNWMNDPNGLVYHDGEYHLFYQHNPHGNGWGHMSWGHAVSRDLCHWEHLPIALHEEYGTMIFSGSAVVDSNNTSGFGTLENPPMVAIYTGNGHGKQTQDLAYSLDNGRHWTKYSKNPVLDLDEAHFRDPKVFWHSPTNRWVMVVSLAAKKIIQFYGSPNLKDWTLLSEFGPAGVDTKPNWECPDVFELPIEGKPGETGWVLEADIGGGSIAGGSGGEYFVGEFDGTTFQADSKESQWVDFGRDFYAPISWDNIPSEDGRRIWIGWMNNWETALVPTSPWRSSMSIPRALSLREVDGSLRLIQRPVQELEKLRGQEKQLTNVAINGDQAVPLDSLNSRQREIIAEFEVGDAEEFGLRVCEGPDERTVIGVRPQASEVFVDRTQSGEVEFHPAFPGRHAAPISIKNGRVQLHIFVDTSSVELFANDGEITITDRIFPSEASDGVTLYSKEGTARLVSLQIWELNSIWHNPKEQ
- a CDS encoding Gfo/Idh/MocA family oxidoreductase: MDHINGSLGRKLNMALVGGGQGSFIGRVHNVAAILDNRAQLVAGALSSNPERAKSSAPFYDIDPSRAYGSYQELVDTEAGLPDGERIDFVTVATPNHTHFEIAKAAVEKGFNVVCDKPMTFDLEQAEELVKLVEKSGVVFALTHNYTGYPLVRQAREMILAGELGDIQAIRSNYIQGWLRTRLENEDQKQASWRSDPAKSGAAGGFGDIGTHAYNLARYMTGLLPEEVSCHLKSFEEGRVLDDYGHAVIRMENGGLGTVTASQISHGRENDLFIEIDGTKGALSWRQEDPNQMMVRRNGEPWQIYTRNPNAPFIGELAAASCRLPGGHPEAFFEAFANVYRFAYDDMIKRAAGDSFETKDTIYPNVYDGVEGMYFIQQCVQSSKENGAWLPLKHPLARR